The proteins below come from a single Procambarus clarkii isolate CNS0578487 chromosome 26, FALCON_Pclarkii_2.0, whole genome shotgun sequence genomic window:
- the LOC138368946 gene encoding collagen alpha-5(IV) chain-like produces the protein MYKLHGSVTQAWGPQSDSGTSKSSRGLKVIQGPQSHPGTTKSSRDHKVILGPQSHPGTTKSSWDLKSLQGHQSHPGTSKSSRDHKVIQGPQNHPGTTKSSWDLKVIQGPQSHPGTLKSSRDLKVIQGHQSHPGPQNHQGTSKSSRDLRVIQGPKFIKGPHSHPGTTKSSRDLKVILGPENHPGTTKSSWDLKVIQGPQSHPGTLKSFRDLKVIQGHQSHPGTSKSSRDLKVVQGPESHPGTKIHQGTTQSSRDLKVIQGPQSHPGTSKSSNDHKVIQDNKLIQGPENHPGTRESSRDHKIIQGPQSHPGTRKSSRDHKVILGPQSHPGTSKSSRDLKGPQSHPGITKSSGDLKVIQGPQSHPGTLKSSRDLKVIQGPQSHPGTSESSRDLRVIQGHQSHPGTSESSRDLRVIQGPQSHPGTSESSRDLKVIQGPESHPGTSKSSRDHKVIQRPQSHPGPQSHPGTTKSSKDHKIIQGPQSHPGT, from the exons ATGTATAAGTTACATGGTTCGGTAACTCAAGCTTGG GGACCACAAAGTGATTCAGGGACCTCAAAGTCATCCAGGGGCCTCAAAGTCATCCAGGGACCACAAAGTCATCCTGGAACCACAAAGTCATCCAGGGACCACAAAGTCATCCTGGGACCACAAAGTCATCCAGGGACCACAAAGTCATCCTGGGACCTCAAAAGCCTCCAGGGACATCAAAGTCATCCAGGGACCTCAAAGTCATCCAGGGACCACAAAGTCATCCAGGGACCTCAAAATCATCCAGGGACCACAAAGTCATCCTGGGACCTCAAAGTCATCCAGGGACCTCAAAGTCATCCAGGGACCTTAAAGTCATCCAGAGACCTCAAAGTCATCCAGGGACATCAAAGTCATCCAGGACCTCAAAATCATCAAGGGACCTCAAAGTCGTCCAGGGACCTGAGAGTCATCCAGGGACCAAAATTCATCAAGGGACCACACAGTCATCCAGGGACCACAAAGTCATCCAGGGACCTCAAAGTCATCCTGGGACCTGAAAATCATCCAGGGACCACAAAGTCATCCTGGGACCTCAAAGTCATCCAGGGACCTCAAAGTCATCCAGGGACCTTAAAGTCATTCAGAGACCTCAAAGTCATCCAGGGACATCAAAGTCATCCAGGGACCTCAAAATCATCAAGGGACCTCAAAGTCGTCCAGGGACCTGAGAGTCATCCAGGGACCAAAATTCATCAAGGGACCACACAGTCATCCAGGGACCTCAAAGTCATCCAGGGACCTCAAAGTCATCCAGGGACCTCAAAGTCATCCAATGACCACAAAGTCATCCAGGACAACAAACTGATTCAGGGACCTGAAAATCATCCAGGGACCAGAGAGTCATCCAGGGACCACAAAATCATCCAGGGACCTCAAAGTCATCCAGGGACCAGAAAGTCATCCAGGGACCACAAAGTCATCCTGGGACCTCAAAGTCATCCAGGGACCTCAAAGTCATCCAGGGACCTCAAA GGACCTCAAAGTCATCCAGGGATCACAAAGTCATCCGGGGACCTCAAAGTCATCCAGGGACCTCAAAGTCATCCAGGCACCTTAAAGTCATCCAGGGACCTCAAAGTCATCCAGGGACCTCAGAGTCATCCAGGGACCTCAGAGTCATCCAGGGACCTCAGAGTCATCCAGGGACATCAGAGTCATCCAGGGACCTCAGAGTCATCCAGGGACCTCAGAGTCATCCAGGGACCTCAGAGTCATCCAGGGACCTCAGAGTCATCCAGGGACCTGAAAGTCATCCAGGGACCTGAAAGTCATCCAGGGACCTCAAAGTCATCCAGGGACCACAAAGTCATCCAGAGACCTCAAAGTCATCCAGGACCTCAAAGTCATCCAGGGACCACAAAGTCATCCAAGGACCACAAAATCATCCAGGGACCTCAAAGTCATCCAGGGACCTGA